TAAAGAGCATAAAGGCAAGCTGATTTCTGAAAATGTAATTTATAGCGACCAACAGTCCGAAATCCAGTATTTCCAGTCTATCGATTATTCGGAAAAACCACTTTTGGCTACTGCAGATGCGATTGCAAAAGATATAGCACAAATGATGACCGATAATAATATTGGCAGTGTCATTATTCAAAATAACAATCTCCCGATAGGTATTGTAACGGACAAAGACCTGCGTACCAAAATTGCTACCGGGCGTTTTCCAATTACAGTCGAAGTTGGTAAAATAATGGTTTCTCCAGTGATTACCGTTCCGGAAGATTTATCACTGGCCGAAGCACAACTCTACATGCTAAAGTATGATGTGGATTACCTGTGTGTAACACTGGATGGTACAGCCAAATCCGAAATAAAAGGTATTATTTCTGAGAATGATTTAGTTGAAGCACAGGCGAATAACCTTGGTGTGTTAATTAAAGAGATCAAGCGTGGCCATTCTTCAAAAGACCTTAAACGAAGCCGTGAAAAACTATCCGAGCTGATTGAATCTTCCTTGGCGAATGATATCCCATTACCCCAAATTACCAATATTGCGGGTGAAGTCAATATGGCTTTAATCAAAAGAGCCATTGATATTGCTATTTTAGAAATGGGCTCTCCTCCTGTCCGATTTGCCTGGCTTGCTATTGGTAGCCAGGGCCGTAAAGAGCAACTATTACTTACGGATCAGGATAGCTTCCTCGTTTTTGAAGATGTGGCTAATGATAAATACCGCGATGTGAAGGATTATTTCCTGAAACTGGCCCGTCGGGTGACGACTACACTGAATCGTGTGGGTTATCAGTCTTCACCTGAAGGGAATATTGCGAGTAATATATTGTGGTGTAATTCCCTTAGCGTCTGGATTAGTCAATACGGAAAATGGATTAATACTCCGGGTGAAAACTCAGATGCTATCAGCAGGACTTTCTTTGATTATGAATTTGCCTATGGTGACATTGCTATAGAAGAAGCCATTACTACGGTGATCTTTAAAGATATCCGGGAAAAGAAAAAATTCTTTGGTTATTTAGGAAATGATGCGTTGAAAAAACCACCAGCCTTAGGTTTCTTCAAGCAGTTTAATGTGGAGGAAGATGGTGAAAACAAAGACCTGTTTGATATTAAAAACCGTGCACTGGCGCCTTTAATTGATGCAGCACGCCTATTGATCCTGAGCCAGAATATTAAAGGTGTAAACAATACATATTACCGGTTCCGCCAATTGGCTGTTTCGGAGCCTAAATATGCCGAATTGTACCTGGAATGTGCAGATGCCTTTATCACACTTTCCCAGTTCCGTACAGAATCTGGAATAAAAAATGATAATAACGGACAATACATTAATCTGGAAGAACTTTCAAAAACGGATAAAGCCAAACTGAAACATACTTTCACTGTAATTAAAGAAGTACAGGACCTGATTAAAAACCGATTTGCCCTAACTTATTTCTCATAACCATGCTGGAATGGCTTAAAAATATCACTAAAGAAACCCCGGAGTTCTGGAAAAATTACCTTGGTAAATTCGATAAGAAAACCGAGCGTCGCTTTGTGGTATTCAGTACTGAAACTACAGGTACGGATCCTGAAAAAGATAAAGTGCTCTCTATTGGGGCACTGGCAATTATTGATAACAAAATCATTGTAAAAGATGCTTTTGAAATTCAAATTGATCCGGAGAAAAATATTACTGATATTACCCCGCTTTCCCCTATCGGGACAAAAGTATCCGAACCAGAAGCCCTTAAAGAATTTGTTGACTATATTGGTAAAGCCATACTTGTAGGCCATCGGATTAATTTTGATATTGAAATTATCAATGAAGGCCTTTTAAAGCTCAATTGTGGTAAATTAAAAAACGAGGCACTGGATATCGAGATCATGTACAAAAAATGGAAACAACTTACTGATGAGAGGCAACTCTCGCTGGAAGAGCTTTCTAATGCTTTTAAAATGATCAAAAGCGAACGGCATTCTGCGTCAAACGATGCTTATACTATTGCGCTTTTATTCCTGAGGCTCAAATCCCGATTGGACCTGTTGAATTAAGCAATAATAGATTTAATACGATATAAAAAATAGAAAATGATACAATTAGGCTATACCATACTCTATGTTCAGGATGTCGTAAAGACAGTAGAATTTTATGAGAATGCTTTTGCTTTTCAGCGTAAATTTATTGCTCCGGACAATAGTTATGCCGAATTGATTTCTGGGAGTACAACCCTTTCATTTGCAGCTATTGACTTGGCAGCATCCAATCTTACAGCGGGTTTTATAACAAGCACCTTAAAAGCAAAACCTTTTGGAATTGAAATTGGTATGGTTACAGATGATGTTCCTACAACCCTTGCCGCTGCGATTACTGCGGGTGCGACACTACTGGAAACCCCAAAAACAAAACCATGGGGACAGATTGTTGCTTATGTAAGGGATTTGGATGGCTTCCTGATCGAAATTTGTACCCCTGTAGGATAGTTAGAATTATCAATTTACTTTAACGCAAACAATATGGATGCATTAGTTATTTCCGGAGGTGGCAGTAAAGGCGCATTTGCAGGCGGTGTTGCCGAATACCTCATGCAGCATAGCGGCAAAGATTATGATTTATATGTCGGTACTTCCACCGGTAGCCTGTTAATCCCTTTTCTTGCCTTAGGAGATATTGAACGGATTAAAAAAATTTATACGACTATCCGTCAAAGTGATATTTTTACGGTATGCCCTTTTATCATCAAAAAGAAAAATGGTGTAGTTACCACCCGGATGAATCATTTGGGGATTATAAAACAATTTATAAAAAGACAAAAAACCTTAGGAGACAGTACTAATTTACGCAAATTAATCGGGGAAAGCTTTACAGCCGAAGATTTTGCCATGCTGCAATCCAGAGGAAAAGAGATTGTGGTGACAGTCGCTAATCTTACCACTCAGACTATTGAGCACAAATCCTCTAAGGATTATGGTTATGAAGATTATTGTGACTGGATCTGGGCCTCTGCTAACCTGATTCCCTTAATGAGCCTTGTTTGTAAAAACGGACAGGAATATGGTGATGGTGGATTTGGGAACCTGATTCCCGTACAGGAAGCGATTATACGTGGCGCTTCTGCCATAGATGTTATTGTGCTCCGATTGGAAAAAGGGGTTTATAATAATCCACCATTGCGTAATGCCCTCGAAGTTTTCAGCCGAACCTATGATTTTATGCTCAATCAAATTGGGATTGATGACCTGCTTATTGCCAATCTGCAGGCAGCAGGAAATAATGTAGCGGTTCACTTTTATTACATCAACAGACTATTGACCACGCGGTCCTATATTTTTGATGCGGATGAAATGAAAACCTGGTGGCAGGAAGGGTATGAAATGTTTCAGAAAGAAGCCTGTAAAAGCCATTATATCGAATCCAGGGACACCGAAAGTATGGATTAAAATCCTATCAAAATAGCGTTCAAATACTCTTTACTCATTCCAAAATACCAATTCCTATGTTTAGAATAGTACTTTTTAGTTTTTGCCTGATCCTATCTCTTTCTTCCGTAGCACAAACCAACAAATACCCGAATAGCAGCTTTTTAGCCCAGTGTTACAAGGATCCGCAATACCTTGCTTTAAAAGAAAAAGTTTCCAGAGAATTTGCCCATACCCCACCCGGCCAATGGGGCGAATTTGTAAAAGGGGTAGATGAGGATTTGATTACGAGCCAAAAGATCATTGCTTTTACTTTTGATGCCTGCGGTGGTAAAAATGCAGATGGTTATGATTCTGAACTCATTAATTACCTGCGTAAAGAAAAAATTCCGGCTACTTTATTTGTGACTGGAAAATGGATTGATGCCAATTATACTACTTTTTTGGAATTAGCGAAAGATCCTTTATTTCAAATTGAAAATCACGGACTGAATCACCGTCCATGTTCAGTTGATGGGGAAAGTGAATATGGTATTCATAGTACAAAAGATATTCCCGATGCTTTTGATGAGATAGAGGCTAATGCCGAAAAAATTGAAAAAATTACGGGCAAACGGCCCCTTTTTTACCGCTCTGCCACTGCTTATACCGATGAAGCCTGTGCTAAAATTGCAAAGCAACTCGGGATTACCGTAATCAGCTTTGATGTGCTTTCGGGTGATGCAGTCCCAAATACACCCAAAAAAAAAATAACGGATGCCGTTTTAGAACATGTACGTCCGGGGGCTTTGATCATCATGCACTTTAACCGTCCAAAATGGAATACTTTTGAAGCCATGCAGGATATTGTACCCCAACTTCGTAAATCGGGTTATACTTTTGCCCGGCTGAATGATTTTCCTTTAAAACAAAAATAGTAATCGCGGCGATTTAGGTAACCGGAAATTGTAGTTTGACGTGGAAAGTTTTATCTTGGCAGAGACAACTCATTTCGTATCGATCCGCGAGTTCGATTACAGTCGAAAAAAATTACCATTAATAATTTATGGACAGCCACTATAGAATAGCACTTGACCAGGCATTGGCCTGGATAAACTCAAATTATACTGCGACAGGAATAATTGTTAGCGGAAGTATAATTCGTGGCAATCCCAATAAAAATAGCGACTTTGATATCTTTGTTATTCACGACGGCTTATTTAGGCAAAGAGTTCAAAAATTGTTCAATAAAGTACCTTGCGAAATATTCGTAAATAATATTGAACATGTTTACCGCTATTTTGAAAGTGAATTAGCGGATAACAGACCTGTTAGTGCCAATATCATTGCAACAGGACAATTATATATGGGAAACGACAATCAAAAAATAGTTGCCCTTGTTGACGATGCAAAAAAGTACATTTTATTGCCCAAACCCTTAACAGATGAACAACTGATATTTTATAAATACGCTATAACAAATCTGCTTGAAGATGCCACAGATATTTATACCACAGACAAGATAACAACTTTATACATTCTTGACAAAGTAGTAATAGACATAATTCATTTCATTTTTTATGCTAAGCAACAACCCTTACCAAGACTAAAAGACAGAATTGAGAATCTATTAGAATTAGACCCAGTAATAGGAAATTTGATAACGATATATTATGGTGAAAAGAGCGTTGAGGAAAAGTATAAATTGACAAAACAAATGGTTATTGGCTTGACAGGTGTAACAGGTTTTTTTGAATGGAGTTCAGCCCCAGAATAATTATTCTATATAGGCTGTCTCAAAAAACATTTAAAAATCCAATTTATATGTGAGGCATTTTCTATCCTACTTGACATAATGTTAAAAAATATTTTACTACCTAACTAACTACACCTACATTAAATCATGGTACAAAGAATTATTGGTATTATGGGCGCTATGCCCGAGGAAACGAATGGCATTGTTGCATTACTCCAAAATCCGGTTGCTACTACCCGAGGCCGAAGAACTTATACTTCAGGTACCATTAATGGCATTACGGTCGTTGTTGTTTTTTCACGCTGGGGTAAAGTAGCAGCTGCCACCACTGTAACCCACTTGATCCTGGAATTTAATATTACTGAATTGATTTTTACAGGAGTTGCTGGAGCTATACTCGATGATTTAAATATTGGTGACATCGTCATCGGTAACCAGTTCATACAACATGATATGGATGCACGGCCACTAATGGCAAAGTATGAAATCCCTTTACTGGGCGTTACTCATTTTGAAAGTCCAGAGGATTGTATAAACGCTGGATTTGTTGCAGCAAATTCAGCCATTGCAGAAAAGAAACTACATACTGAAATTCCAGAAGCCGATCTAGCCCAATTTGCAATCACAGCCCCAAAAGTAATTATTGGGGTCATTGCCAGCGGAGATCATTTTTTCTCTGACACGGAGACAAAAACAAAATTACTTTCAGAATTACCCGACGTGGTATGTGTAGAAATGGAAGGCGCAGCGGTAGCTCAGGTATGCTATGAATATGCCATTCAGTATACGATCATACGGACAATTTCAGACAACGCAGAAAGCACTTCAGATATTGACTTCGCCGCTTTTATTGCAACAATAGCGAGCAAATATGCTGCATTAATCATACAAAAATTGATTCTATAAACCAGCATTTATAGAAAAGCCTTATAGAAATTATAAGGCTTTTTCTAATATTTATCTTTAAAAAAATAAATTAAAATCTAAATTAATACTTTAAATAAACCGTATAAATAATTAAATTACAATCTATAAATCCATTATACTATCAAGTCCTCTTTTAAACCCTGTAAACGACCCCACTTTTTTGATGGCTAATAAACCACCTTTTACATAAGGAGCTGCTCCAGTACCGGAATCATGGCGGATGGTAAGCCGTTCCTCTTCCAATCCAAAGATTGTTTCCACAGCGATTGTGTAGCTGGGTAAACGTACAGCATGAACTGTTACATTACTTACTTTCGCTCCCCTACTTTCTATTGGGCCTATCAAATTTTTAGCGGTTACAAAATCAGTAGGAACCTGAACTTTAGAAAGTTTGTCTACCAGTTCCAGTGTGGTACCACTGGGGGTATCAATCTTATGGCTATCGGCATAATCAATTACTTCAAAATTTGGAATGTATTTAGCCGCCATTTCTGAAAATTTCTGCAATAATACGGCTGTAATAGCAAAATTCCCGACTGCCAGTACTGAGACTTTTTTATGTAGTGCAAGCGCTTCAATTTCTTCGTAATCTTTCGTAGTTAATCCTGAAGTGCCAATAACTACATTAATTCCTTTTTCGATTGCGATAAGCACATTTTGTTTTGCCACGTCAGGTTTGGTAAACTCTACAAAAACGTCACAATCTATGGTAGAGAGGGCGTCGGATGCATTTCCAAAAGCAGGAACATCATGTGCTGTGAGTTGCAATAACTCTGAAAGGTTTTTCCCTGCCATCTTTCTGGAGATGCCCCCCACAAGTTCTAATTCCGGATCACTATCAATTCCTTTACTCAATGCAGCACCCGCCCAACCTGTGGCGCCGGCTACACAAACTTTTATCTTTCCCATAGTCTATTTTTTGTTCTTTATTTTCATTTCCAAGACAACTTGGCTATAACAAAATTAGTATTCTTTATTTGTTTAAATTTGCCATCTATTTAATATAATACGACAATGCTAAAATGTGGAATGTATTCTGAGAGACCTAATGTACTGGTAGACCGTATCGAAAAGGAAGCCTATGTCTGGTATGAGGCGGATTGGGTGCATGATACCGAAGAACATTCGCATCAGCGGGGCCAGTTGGTTTATGTCGAGAAGGGATTCCAGTATTTACACATATTGGATCGTGTTTATTTGCTACCACAGAACCATGCGGCCTGGATTCCTCCCCATTTACCCCACCGGACTACGGCTGCCTCTCCCCATATCCATCTTCGGACAGTATTCTACCATCTTACAGAATCAGACAGTTTTTATCAGGAATTACGGATTTTTTCAGTTCCCCCTGTCCTGAAAGAAATGATTCTTTACGCGTCCAAGTGGAGCACACGTACAGAATATATTATAGAAGAAGCTACATTTTTAAAAGCGATACTATTGGAGTTGCCGCACTTTTTCAAGCACGCACTTGCACTGAATATTCCTGTACCCCAACAGGAACAATTAATAGCAGTATGCAATTATATTATGGAACATTTTGACTCCGATTCCACTATACTAGATATTGCCGAAAAGCATAATTTGTCACTGCGCTCCCTGGAAAGGCTATTTAAAAATGAAACCGGGATAACCGTTTCAAAGTACCTGCAATTGGTCCGAATTATTAAAGGGGTAGAATTCCTGAGTTCCGGTAACTATAATGTTTCAGAAGTAGCCTATAAAGTGGGATACAAAAGTATACAGGCATTTAGTGCCAGCTTTTATGCGCTGCTGCAAAAAAGGCCTAATGAATTTTTAGGGTAAAAAGCCTCTCATTATAAAATGAAGGGCTTATAGTAAATGCTATTAAAAAGAAACATCATCGGCACTGGGGCCATAGCTTCCGGGAATTGGAATATCTAATAATCTTAAATAGACACCCAATTGCGCACGATGGTGTACTGTTTGGAAAAAAGACATCCGGATCACTTCATATTTGCTCTCCCTGCTGTAAATCTGGCTTCCATTACGAAGTACCCACTCTTTTTCAAAAGTGCTGTCATCTGCCTGGGCTAATGATGCAGTACCATCCCGTAAGGATTTTTCAAAAAAATCAAGAAGTTCTCCTGTGCTTTTTACTATATTATGTGGATAGGGATTGCTCTCAAAATCGAGTTCGTCCGTAGTCAATGCCATTGTCACCCAACCCGGAAGTTCGGCTACATGGGTCGAA
The Flavobacterium kingsejongi genome window above contains:
- a CDS encoding DUF294 nucleotidyltransferase-like domain-containing protein, whose protein sequence is MKNTIAERIADFLKRYPPFLSLSYAELLEIASEVRILSLEKNKTLFQIGDPCHTDFYVIKDGAVGLSITSDAEETLIDRCAEGDILGLRPFFAKNNYLLTAKAREETIIFAIPILIFQKILLRNEEVLSFLLESFASNTRNPYDKEHKGKLISENVIYSDQQSEIQYFQSIDYSEKPLLATADAIAKDIAQMMTDNNIGSVIIQNNNLPIGIVTDKDLRTKIATGRFPITVEVGKIMVSPVITVPEDLSLAEAQLYMLKYDVDYLCVTLDGTAKSEIKGIISENDLVEAQANNLGVLIKEIKRGHSSKDLKRSREKLSELIESSLANDIPLPQITNIAGEVNMALIKRAIDIAILEMGSPPVRFAWLAIGSQGRKEQLLLTDQDSFLVFEDVANDKYRDVKDYFLKLARRVTTTLNRVGYQSSPEGNIASNILWCNSLSVWISQYGKWINTPGENSDAISRTFFDYEFAYGDIAIEEAITTVIFKDIREKKKFFGYLGNDALKKPPALGFFKQFNVEEDGENKDLFDIKNRALAPLIDAARLLILSQNIKGVNNTYYRFRQLAVSEPKYAELYLECADAFITLSQFRTESGIKNDNNGQYINLEELSKTDKAKLKHTFTVIKEVQDLIKNRFALTYFS
- a CDS encoding PolC-type DNA polymerase III, which produces MLEWLKNITKETPEFWKNYLGKFDKKTERRFVVFSTETTGTDPEKDKVLSIGALAIIDNKIIVKDAFEIQIDPEKNITDITPLSPIGTKVSEPEALKEFVDYIGKAILVGHRINFDIEIINEGLLKLNCGKLKNEALDIEIMYKKWKQLTDERQLSLEELSNAFKMIKSERHSASNDAYTIALLFLRLKSRLDLLN
- a CDS encoding VOC family protein — encoded protein: MIQLGYTILYVQDVVKTVEFYENAFAFQRKFIAPDNSYAELISGSTTLSFAAIDLAASNLTAGFITSTLKAKPFGIEIGMVTDDVPTTLAAAITAGATLLETPKTKPWGQIVAYVRDLDGFLIEICTPVG
- a CDS encoding patatin-like phospholipase family protein, with amino-acid sequence MDALVISGGGSKGAFAGGVAEYLMQHSGKDYDLYVGTSTGSLLIPFLALGDIERIKKIYTTIRQSDIFTVCPFIIKKKNGVVTTRMNHLGIIKQFIKRQKTLGDSTNLRKLIGESFTAEDFAMLQSRGKEIVVTVANLTTQTIEHKSSKDYGYEDYCDWIWASANLIPLMSLVCKNGQEYGDGGFGNLIPVQEAIIRGASAIDVIVLRLEKGVYNNPPLRNALEVFSRTYDFMLNQIGIDDLLIANLQAAGNNVAVHFYYINRLLTTRSYIFDADEMKTWWQEGYEMFQKEACKSHYIESRDTESMD
- a CDS encoding polysaccharide deacetylase family protein — translated: MFRIVLFSFCLILSLSSVAQTNKYPNSSFLAQCYKDPQYLALKEKVSREFAHTPPGQWGEFVKGVDEDLITSQKIIAFTFDACGGKNADGYDSELINYLRKEKIPATLFVTGKWIDANYTTFLELAKDPLFQIENHGLNHRPCSVDGESEYGIHSTKDIPDAFDEIEANAEKIEKITGKRPLFYRSATAYTDEACAKIAKQLGITVISFDVLSGDAVPNTPKKKITDAVLEHVRPGALIIMHFNRPKWNTFEAMQDIVPQLRKSGYTFARLNDFPLKQK
- a CDS encoding nucleotidyltransferase domain-containing protein, yielding MDSHYRIALDQALAWINSNYTATGIIVSGSIIRGNPNKNSDFDIFVIHDGLFRQRVQKLFNKVPCEIFVNNIEHVYRYFESELADNRPVSANIIATGQLYMGNDNQKIVALVDDAKKYILLPKPLTDEQLIFYKYAITNLLEDATDIYTTDKITTLYILDKVVIDIIHFIFYAKQQPLPRLKDRIENLLELDPVIGNLITIYYGEKSVEEKYKLTKQMVIGLTGVTGFFEWSSAPE
- a CDS encoding 5'-methylthioadenosine/adenosylhomocysteine nucleosidase — translated: MVQRIIGIMGAMPEETNGIVALLQNPVATTRGRRTYTSGTINGITVVVVFSRWGKVAAATTVTHLILEFNITELIFTGVAGAILDDLNIGDIVIGNQFIQHDMDARPLMAKYEIPLLGVTHFESPEDCINAGFVAANSAIAEKKLHTEIPEADLAQFAITAPKVIIGVIASGDHFFSDTETKTKLLSELPDVVCVEMEGAAVAQVCYEYAIQYTIIRTISDNAESTSDIDFAAFIATIASKYAALIIQKLIL
- the dapB gene encoding 4-hydroxy-tetrahydrodipicolinate reductase, with the translated sequence MGKIKVCVAGATGWAGAALSKGIDSDPELELVGGISRKMAGKNLSELLQLTAHDVPAFGNASDALSTIDCDVFVEFTKPDVAKQNVLIAIEKGINVVIGTSGLTTKDYEEIEALALHKKVSVLAVGNFAITAVLLQKFSEMAAKYIPNFEVIDYADSHKIDTPSGTTLELVDKLSKVQVPTDFVTAKNLIGPIESRGAKVSNVTVHAVRLPSYTIAVETIFGLEEERLTIRHDSGTGAAPYVKGGLLAIKKVGSFTGFKRGLDSIMDL
- a CDS encoding AraC family transcriptional regulator — encoded protein: MYSERPNVLVDRIEKEAYVWYEADWVHDTEEHSHQRGQLVYVEKGFQYLHILDRVYLLPQNHAAWIPPHLPHRTTAASPHIHLRTVFYHLTESDSFYQELRIFSVPPVLKEMILYASKWSTRTEYIIEEATFLKAILLELPHFFKHALALNIPVPQQEQLIAVCNYIMEHFDSDSTILDIAEKHNLSLRSLERLFKNETGITVSKYLQLVRIIKGVEFLSSGNYNVSEVAYKVGYKSIQAFSASFYALLQKRPNEFLG
- a CDS encoding DinB family protein gives rise to the protein MELITLLQKEMLQEAATTRKMLARVPAEKFGWQPHPKSMTLQRLSTHVAELPGWVTMALTTDELDFESNPYPHNIVKSTGELLDFFEKSLRDGTASLAQADDSTFEKEWVLRNGSQIYSRESKYEVIRMSFFQTVHHRAQLGVYLRLLDIPIPGSYGPSADDVSF